GCTCATCTCCAATTGATAACCTTGACTCGGGCCAGATTGGCCTCCACTTCTTCCCGGGTACAGACCTGGGTTCCCGCTTTGGAAGCTGCAATGGTGCCTGCTGCTGTGGCCCAGGCTGCAGTTTCAGCCAGAGGCTTTTGTTGCAACAAAGCATAGACCAGAGCTGCCACCATGGTATCCCCGGCTCCCACTGTACTCTGCGGCACTATGGGAAAGGGCTCGGTTACGATCACTTCCTCCCGGTTTAACACTACCGCCCCCTTACTGCCCCTGGAGATTACCGCCAGCTCCACTCCTTGTTCCAGTAGTTGACTGCCTGCAGCGATGATAGCTTCCGTATCTTGCAATGAACGGCCCAGCAGATTTTCCAGTTCTGCCAGGTTGGGCTTGACCGCAAAGGGCTGAGCGGCAAGACCAGCGCGCAGGGCCTCTCCATCGGCATCCAGGACTACTTTCACCCCCTTTGCTTTTGCTCTGCTGATCAGTTCCCGATAAGTATCAGCAGCAGCTCCCTGGGGTAAACTACCGCCCAGAATCAGGTAAGCCGTCTGTTCCAGAACTGAATCAAGCAGCTGGTAAAACGTTTGCATACGAGCAGAATCCACTACAAATCCAGGTTCATTGATTTCCGTAGTTTGTCTGGTGGCAAGATCAACCACTTTCAGGTTGGTGCGGGTTTCCCCCGGTACGCTGACAAAAGCAGTCGTTATCCCCTCATCCTCCAGAGCCTTTAACAGCAGTTTACCCTGCATTCCAGCAATGAACCCGGTAGCCAGTACGCTTACCCCGAAATTTTTCAGTACCCTGGCCACATTTACCCCTTTGCCCCCGGGGTCCAGCCGTACCTCCTGAACCCGGTTTAAGCTTCCTGCGGTAAAGCCTTCGACAGTTACCGTCTTATCCAGAGCCGGGTTTAAAGTTACCGTGACTACTGCAGCTGAATTCATTTTGTTTCCTCCTATGGCTGTGCAAGATGAACCTGAACTCCTTTTTTCTTCAAAGCCATCACCACCTCAACGGGAGCAGCAGCATCCATGATGCAGTGATCAATATCGGCCAGACCGGCAAATCTGGCAAAAGAAATGCGACCGATTTTACTGTGGTCAGCCAGCAGAATTACCTGGGTAGCCGCTGCAATCATTTTGCTTTTTACTGCCGCTTCCAGCAGATTGGGAGTGGTTAAACCTTTTTCTAAATCCAGCCCATTGGTAGCGATAAAAACCTTGTCCACCCGTACCTGCTCCAGGGCCCGTTCGGTTATGGGCCCGACCAGGGCCAGCGTCTCCCGGCGCAGACTGCCTCCGGTCACCAGTACCTCGATACCGGGATTACCCTGTAATTCCTGGGCAAAGAGCAGGGAATTGGTGACCACTGTCAGGTGATTGAAGGTTTTAAGCTGCTGTACCAGATGAAAGGTGGTTGTGCCGGAATCCAGTAAAATGGTATCGCCATTTTCAATCAGCTTAACTGCTTCACGGGCAATGGCTTCTTTTTCACTTTTAAACCTGTCTTCTTTTTCCCAGTAAGTGGGTTCAAAATTAACTGCCTGCAACGAAATGGCTCCACCATGGGTCCGGTTTAACAGTTTGGCTTCTTCCAGTTCTTTCAAATCCCGGCGGATAGTGGACTCCGAAACCTGCAAAAAGTTACTGAGCTCCTGTACTGATGCACGACCATGCTTGTTGACATAGTCCAGAATCAGTTGTTTGCGTTCCTCCCCAAACACCTGCCAGCCCCCCAGTGATTGCCTGATTTTGCTCATTTGTTGATTGTTTTTGATTGTTTCTGCTTATTTTTGATTGTAATTGATTGTTCTGGTCTTGTCAAGAGCAGAAAAAAACTTCGGCCCGTTTTAGCCGAAGTTAATATTTCCCTCCAGTTCCTGAAGATATGCCTGAATCGCCGAACTACAACAGCGTCCCGCCGGGTTTTCGTATTCACAGCGCCTGCCACCCATGGCACCGGTGGCCTTGACTATTTCGGCAAAAGTTCTGGCCCCCTTTTCCCAGGCTTCCCGGATCTGCCCTCTGGTTACCCCCTTGCAATAACAGAGGGGAACATCCAGCCCCGGGTCCTTCCACCAGACCTTGACTGTCAGGGCATCCCGGCCAAAAATCTGACCCAGCTCCCGGTGAAAATAAACCACCTGGCATTCCGGATTCTGACAGAGA
This DNA window, taken from Carboxydocella sporoproducens DSM 16521, encodes the following:
- the pfkB gene encoding 1-phosphofructokinase, with amino-acid sequence MNSAAVVTVTLNPALDKTVTVEGFTAGSLNRVQEVRLDPGGKGVNVARVLKNFGVSVLATGFIAGMQGKLLLKALEDEGITTAFVSVPGETRTNLKVVDLATRQTTEINEPGFVVDSARMQTFYQLLDSVLEQTAYLILGGSLPQGAAADTYRELISRAKAKGVKVVLDADGEALRAGLAAQPFAVKPNLAELENLLGRSLQDTEAIIAAGSQLLEQGVELAVISRGSKGAVVLNREEVIVTEPFPIVPQSTVGAGDTMVAALVYALLQQKPLAETAAWATAAGTIAASKAGTQVCTREEVEANLARVKVINWR
- a CDS encoding DeoR/GlpR family DNA-binding transcription regulator, translating into MFGEERKQLILDYVNKHGRASVQELSNFLQVSESTIRRDLKELEEAKLLNRTHGGAISLQAVNFEPTYWEKEDRFKSEKEAIAREAVKLIENGDTILLDSGTTTFHLVQQLKTFNHLTVVTNSLLFAQELQGNPGIEVLVTGGSLRRETLALVGPITERALEQVRVDKVFIATNGLDLEKGLTTPNLLEAAVKSKMIAAATQVILLADHSKIGRISFARFAGLADIDHCIMDAAAPVEVVMALKKKGVQVHLAQP
- a CDS encoding (2Fe-2S)-binding protein, which translates into the protein MAGCGQACCSQEGCGEKNQIPRCPICGNEGQPVSPRTLRNLLKTGLIEQIVEEDYHLCQNPECQVVYFHRELGQIFGRDALTVKVWWKDPGLDVPLCYCKGVTRGQIREAWEKGARTFAEIVKATGAMGGRRCEYENPAGRCCSSAIQAYLQELEGNINFG